Below is a window of Stygiolobus azoricus DNA.
CTACTACCGGTAACTATCATATCACACCCTATTTTACTACAGTATTCTATTATTGCATCTGAGACGTCTAAACTTTCTAATATATCTGCCTTTACTTTAAAATCGGATAATTCCTTTATAATCTCCTTCTGTACTTCTTCTGCCTTACTTCGTTCCTCAATTATTTTCTGCTCCGGAGATTTAGGAGGTTCTTTAACTACTGTTACTAAATAGACCTCGTCTTCCTT
It encodes the following:
- a CDS encoding universal stress protein, whose translation is MKYVVAYDGSEYSKKAISFLLKMLKKEDEVYLVTVVKEPPKSPEQKIIEERSKAEEVQKEIIKELSDFKVKADILESLDVSDAIIEYCSKIGCDMIVTGSRGLTGLKRIVLGSVSQAILNKSHVPVLIVK